AAAgcttgccttaaaattaaggaaggtaaagagtatgaatttgtccgaTGCAAGCCTATCCTAATGAACATAGTTGATCAAAGGGATAagcagattataatcaaggaaaATTTAGATTCTGaagtttgatgggtattttatgCCCAGTAGAGAACATCTAATTAGTGGCATGTGCAAtgcaaagatattctctaaatttgatTATAAGTCTGGATTTCATTAGATTTGGATgcaggaagaaagcaagaaattcatAGCTTTCTCAACACCACAAAGACACTATATTtgggaagtattaccaatgTGATTGGATAATTCAAccagatatttcaaaaaaaaatggatAATCTCTTTAAAGAGTATTTCAAATTAATGTTTGTCTATATTCATGATGTTTTAATCATATCTAAAAATATAGAGGAACATATCAAGTATTTAGAAATCTTTTCTAATATTTGCAAAAAAGTGGGACTGGTTCTATCTGAAAAGAAAGTAGTCACTGctacaagaaagattgaatttctCGAAATAGAAATAGATGAGTCATGAACAATTTTGCAGGATCATATAATGGAAAAGGTGCAAAATTCAATCTAGCTACCCAGAAATTTCAGTTTATACCAAATCTCCTAGCTTCCCAGAAATTTCAGGATTACCCAAATGGATCCAGGAAGTTGTTCATGAAACTTGGACAAATAACGACTATTTGTCCAGATGAGACATTCTGGAGTTATAATTCTTCAGTACAGGCCCAGAACCAACAGGGAAAGGCTCACACAaagcctttcatttcatcaagcTAAGGTGGCCAGATACAGATGTCcagaaatttatcaaggatCCTCCGTCAGAAGAAACTCCCCTTGTTGTTTCAATAACTGAAGACGACATTTCTACGAGAAGAGCATGAGGTTTATGGGTCTGTCTCACTgggatggacaaagtcaagtttccatttaattttattataattctTTAAATGGATCTTCTTGTTAAATACTATGACAGTaaaaacaacaagttttgcagaagatttATTCGAAAAGAATAAAAAACTTCTGTGTAATAGCATGCTTCCGGGGAGTAAAGAAACTCGTCAGAAATTCTGTAATATGGCTCATGTGAGAAGATGGTCGGACCAGAGTGCCCAAATCAAAAGGAGCCAGAATTTGGTAAGGGCTTCAAACCTAGGTCAGACAGGAAGCATCTTGTAGAAACAGGACCAAGTGTTAAAGGACCACAATCACTTTTTTCTCGGGGACACCAAAAGTTTAATATTCCccgataaaaataaaagaaccTGTGAACGCAGTCACTTTTCCTCGGGAATACGAAAACACAAAGATTCCTAACAAAAGAAAGTGGGCATGTGAATTTCACACTACTTAGACTTGGACCCAAATACACCTATAAATAAAACGTAAATGGGAACAAGAAATTCACACAAGCATTAAAACGAAGTTTGGAACCCAAGAAAATGTATTATACATATCTCAAATTTCCAAAAGACGGGTTAAGGCAACAAGAAAGCAGCTGGTGATCTTCAAAGATCTATACAAACTTCTGAAAGAAGCGGGTGATGAAATCTCAGCTGATATGATTCAGACCCATGTATACTATTTATGCCAGGAGATAAAACTGGATGAACAAGCGGTTTCTAGATTAATAATCGAGGAAAAAGACAACTCAAAAAAAAGTGGAGGGACCACTCAACCACCTACTCGACCCATTCAAGAGATAATGTCAACCATAGATGGAAGGCATTAAAGAAAAGTTATGACAAGAGTTGTAAGTTCGAAAAAGAAATCCGTGAAGGGCTTCTATAAATAAAAAGgcagaaggaagatgaaggcatcactcaacctcttcattttctttcaaataagTTGTAATATTTTCCCTTTAAAATTTATGTGTGTTTTATTTTCGACTACTattagtagctaaacaagtttctcctcccatacaggaggttactatggaataataaattgttatttttggatAATAAACCAAGGCTTTTtcccctctcatgtattagtTTCAAATTGAACTAATTTAATGTACACCCTGAGATAGGAAACAAAATAGTGTTGTTCTAGGTGCTGTTGAAGGAATCCGCATCAGGAACCATCTGTTGCGACTGCGTGGTTAGgctgtgaggagcagtctgtaaaatCCGGTGGATATAACCTGACGACATTCTGGAAAAAAAGGTAAACTGTTCAATTTAttttacggaagcatgatgggccatttattaaaaaaaatcgataattggaatatggtatataggctgaaaACCTTGCGTAGCTGTAAGTTTTTAAGCTACATGCCTTTAAGAACATGCTCGATAGGTAAAACAATGCCACATACCACAAAATGAAGGTAAGGGTATTATTGGGAAATTTAGAAAATGGTGGAGtaaaaagaaagatttgaagaaaaagggAGTAAAAAGAAAGTTGAGTAAGGATATGAGTATTTTTAAATAAGTTGCTCTCAAAACTTTAGAATttctattattaaaaaaattaatatagtatTTTACGATAatgattttatattaaaaatataaaatttatgagacaaatattatatttaagtaTAAATTATTCCTAAAATTACTTCAATTTCATAAATTgtggaaaaaatattattttcttgcaagtttgatttaatttcaTTAAAGTGGTtacattatattattaattaaaacttGGATTGTGATAAATTTTTAAGATTCATCATTTACGAAACTGACATACTGAacatattttatcttttgaaaatacAATCTTATGCAGACCAATTACAAGATCATGACTACTCAGATGAGctatgaatttgaaattcaagtggTTTAATCTTTTATGCCATAACCCGTTCTTGGATGAATTAGAAGCTACAAGAAAAACTGGTTCattaggttgatcagtccaacttaCTTTGTAAGTGTTACCACATCGATTTCTTATCATGATGATATTATCAGTTGAGTTCTTGACTATGCAAGTGTGCTTGTTgaattgaatttaaaaattattatcacACAACTGACAgatgctaatcagattatattttaaattatcaacGAGTAGAACATCATCAATAATATTgctaccatggataagcttacccttacccacaattATACCTTTTGAGTCATCTCCAAAAATGATTTTTGGGTCAGATTATTTGACCAGTTAGGATAATAAATCAGCATCCCCTCTCATGTGTCTTGAGCATCCGCTGTCCAGGACCAGATTGAATCTTTAGTTGATGTACCTGTCACTTGCAGTCATacacaatgaataattttggtacccacatctatttgggtcctaaactgattagtcctttagaaacccagacttggaccagtctaactgacttttcaGTTGTGTTCCAGAAAGTTTCTCTTGGTTTTtgtgtgcttgatgtgttgTGTGCATATGATACAATATGCATTTTAGCCTTGTTCACCTGGTTATTTATctgatatcttttctgaatAGTCTTACGATTATAATAAGCATTCCTAGAGTTCTGATTTTCATAGTTgaatcgtttaggtgaccagcTTCTTGAGTCATTTGAACTCGAATGACTTTATCCGATTCCATACCTCTTAGACTTGTTCTTATTGACAATAATTTGTTCAACTGGTTTATTTGTATCTGATTATTCATGTACCATAACTTATattacaaagtgaatatacttccctttTCACATTTTCAGTTCTGGCTTGGTACCACTGATTGAAGATTCATCTTGGCAATCAAAGCCTAAAACAGTTTtttcagtaactgatttttgtaaATCTTGCATTTCAGTCAATGTTACTGATAACTTATTCCAAACATGAATCAGATCAGTTTTTCTTGAATTTCCAAGTTTCAGCTGCTGAATCACAGATTAGTTCTCACTCATTGTAGCTTTTAGCTCAACAATCTccttttttagactcaacagttcaatTGATTCATTAGTATCAGTTTTATTGTCTTGGGGATCAGTTCGCTTTGCTTTGGCCTTCTCAAATGAGAGATCAAGTTAGTgatactcattaaccatgtcgTATAGTGTGGAAATAAGTTTTTCCCATGTAAAATAAGTTgaattgaaatcaaatacctgctCGCTGCTTGATTCTAGTTCTATATCATTAGTCATCAAGCATTTTACATCTTCTTCATCGCTGGAGCTGAAAAGGGATCGGTTATGGGTGCCTAGAAGCGCAAtgggattttcgaaaaatcatatttttcaagcaagaaaTTTGAGCACCCCTtatgtgtgtagcaaataacaaaaacacaaaaatgtcatacatagtgtgttaagAAATGTActtatcaatctcaaagattgatgatggctccaacaaagttgtttacaacttagctcttgaaggtacgcaatctacaagcttcccttgagcactccttgctcaaattccttcaaattaggttcACCACTAACAaagaagatcccctctaattttttactaaaaaaatcagaggattttctttgagaagtgtatgctttcctcaaaaattgaagaagaaaaaatgagAGAATAGAGTGaggaaaatttcggccatcacgTGCTTGGAGGAGAGAAGGATGAGTTATCTTGGTTGTGCCAAAAAGGGGATAATACCCATTTTCGTCCTTcttgtttaccacttttcccaTTTCAGTACCTCTTCATTGTTGACTGCTTATTTAATCCTTCATGTATTGAAAATATTCTCGAATTGGTCCCAGTCGTCGTTGAGACGTTAATATTAACGTTGACCCACAGCATGTGCCTCTCACGTGATCTTTTTTTTGTGGCAGTTGATTTCTCCCCAAATCAGTTTACTTGCCAGCTCCACGACAACCCTAAATCCCCAAATCAAAGAATCCTAATTCGAAAGACACAGCGAACTGGAAGAAAATTTTGCAATTCCTGATTCAATCTACTACAACATCTGCAATGGTGAAGGCTTTTCATTATTTTCCATGTTTTTGCTGTAGGTTCGCGATTAGTGTGTTCGTAGCAGTCTTATTTTGTGatcttttatgtaatttttaagtggATATTAATTGATCTTTAATCGTTAAtggaatatatatgtatgtacttTATCTCAACATTTTGGAGTAGAAATTTCGAAAGTGGTTAGCACTATTTTTCGAAGTTTTCAGGCACAGCATGGTATCATAATTATAATACttggatttatttttttttttgtagttttatttaattatcctaaatatttatatttactttttgatttttttgaaatttttcagCAGATTAGTAGCATGATTACTATTTTAGTGTGTATTTTGTAACTTCCCATGCGTTTTTCTATGAatattttttcgaaattttaaaattcttgtTTATTATAGGTAAAAACATATGTTGTATTTGTTGGACGAAAACCCGGTGTTTACGACAATTGGGAGGAGGCTCAAGTGCAAGTGAGTAAATACAGTGGAGCTTCTCACAAATCCTATTGCACTAGAGAAGCGGCATTGAAATCATACGATGATTATATGAAGAAACAATCTGTTGGAGCTGCTTCTTATACCTGTAGCGAGGCAAAATGTTCAAGTTCGACATCTGATGGAAGTTCGAGTAAAAAACCAAAAGAGTATGAAAGAGTAGCCCACTTAGTAGCGGCTAAAATGGAATTGGAACGACAAAGTTGCCAAAATGCACTGAAAATGGAAGAGTTATCTACGGAGCTCAAAGAAATAATAGAGTCTCTACACCTTGGTAAAGATAAATAGAGTAGTTATTGCTTCTGTTGGTGGCGCATCTAAGTGCGGAAAGGAAAGAAGAGGAGGAGAGTGATGATGCATGTGTCGCATCTATCATTTTCAACTATGTTGCACTTGTTTTAAAACCAAATGTGTTTTCTGGATTATGTGATTTGAATTATGAATGCAACCACCTGTATTTAACATTGACTTGAGTAAGATGCTTAATATTCATCTTGTGTTTGATTGCACAATTGTGTGCAATTGTTCATTTTCATCTTCTGTCCGATTTCACTGCTTGTGTCCAATGTTTAATAGTGGAAGTATATTTTACTGGAACCTTCAAGATGAAAAGAACCATTATTTGGTAGCTTGGCACAATTTACTGGTGACATACCATTACAAAGAAGATGCAGGAAAACAAAAAAACACCACAACCACTAACTCCATTAATGGTGGCATACCATTACAAGGAAGATGCAGGAAGATACAACAACCAGTAATTCCAGGGAAAAAAAGACAAATTTCACAAACGCGACATCCAATTCCACAACCATTAAAATCCAACaagaaataaataatatgtCCACAACCATTAAAATCAAACAAAACAATAACatgttatttttttgttttctgtgCTCATGCCCACAACCAACTACTTTCATCAACATTTACTTCGTGAACCACCAGTTCCGCTTGGTTATATCAGTGTTTTTTTTCCTTCGGTCATCCACTGAAGCTCTCAAATTAGACACAGTTACGAAATTCCTTCCGCCTTTCACAATGACATGCGTTTGTTTGTTGAGTACTTTATGGACCTGATAAGaagataaaaaaattgacaCATATCTAACTCACAAAAATAAATGTAACAGGTTCACTTGCACTTACATTAACAGATGAGATATTGTTGGAGCTGCCACTAATTGTTACTCCAGTTGCTCGTTTTCGTAGTacctaaaaataatcattttacacCAAAACTCGTAAAAAAATTTCTGTCAATTTAAACGaacaaaaatacaaaacatGTAGTTTGTAACCTGCAGTTTTTTACTTCTTTTGAATGCTACCTCAGCACGTTCTGCGCTTTTTATGAATCTTTCGCTTTCATCTGACAGTGCGTCGCCCTGTGTAGTCGCACCAAGCTCGGCTTCATTGCATGTTTGTGGTGCAGATTGTATGTCACCTATTAAATGATAAATATTATAATGCtaaaaattgaaataagaatataaaataaaacaaaagtaACTCCACAACATCACTTATATCCATTTCGTTGTAATTTTGTGGTGTTTCGGTTTCACCTCTGTCCATTTCATTGTTCTCTTGTGTCTCGGCTTCACCACTTGCTTTAGATATGTTGCAACTCCTTTGATTGTGTCCAAACCCACCACATGTCCGACATTTGTTGTTTCGTTTCACACCTTTCAGTTTTGATTGTCTTGAAGCTGGAACTTCATCAGGTTGTCGCCTTCTCAACTTTGCTGGCCTACCAACTTTTTCTTTATACATTGGTGGTAATGAAGGGACTAAGTGGCATTCAAGCCACAGGGCTGGTCCATTAATGGGCATGATGGATCGTGAGTAACACTGCTTGTATTTCAAAACACTGTAAAAATGGTGTACATAAGTTTCCGGGCTCTCTTGCTTACACCAAATAGCACAAACAGCATGTGGACATGGAATTCCAGTCAAATCCCATTTCCTACAACTGCAACTCATCCTACACAGGTCAATAGAGTGCTTCTGGTGTAAGCCTGTGATCTGAAAATGTGTCTCATCAGCCATCAAAGGAGAAAGAGCAGCTGCTTCCTTGCTTTTCTTTGCCAAGACAACTTTAACTTTCGGACACATCACAGCATCCCATTTCTCGGCCTTCTCTCTGTTGGTTTGAAACCTGGCCATCAACAAATTTCTTATTGTTTCGAACATTGAGATGATTGGTTTTTCTCTTGCATATAAAATCATGCTGTTGAAACACTCACACATGTTGTTAAGAAGTATATCACATTTTGGAATTGTGCTAAAGTATGCCTTGGACCAGTGTTGTTCAGGTTTTTTTGCCAACCATATGTAAGCATCATGATTAATCTTCTTCAAGTCTTCCATCCGCCTTTTGAACTCTTCGACTCTTGTCGCCCTAGCCGCAACCCAAAGAGCATTTTTTATCGCCACACCTCTGAATCCATCATATTTCATGTTGGTGTACAGATGCCTAAcacaaaaaaaatctattttcaACGTTTGGAAACAAATTCTCAAATGCAGGAATCAAGCCTTTTTGCTTATCAGACATGAAGGTCCAACCATTTTGATTCTCAAAGCCAATATCGTTATCCAACAACCGCAGAAACCACATCCAACTATCCTTTGTCTCTCCTTCCACCAATGCATAAGCAATAGGAAAAATGTTGTTATTTAGATCTAGGCCAACTGCTGTCAACAACTGTCCACCACTATTGGTTTTCAAAAAACATTCATCAACTCCAACCACAGGTCTACAAGACTCTTAAAACCTTGTTTACAGGCCGAAAAGCACACATACATCCTCTGAAATCTTGGCCCATCATCTTCATCAATCAGTTTCAGAATGACAGAAGCATCTTCATCGAACCTTTTCAGTTCAGCACAATAATTTCTTATTCGGCTAAATTGTTCCGCTATGCTACCATCAACTAGATTCAATGCTTTTTTCCGACCCAAATAAGCTTGTTTATATGTGAGGGCCACATTCAAAGTAGATTTAACCTCTTCTCTAAACTCTTTGGTACCTAACTTAGGATTTGATTTCAATTTATTCACGAAAGTTTCACCTAACCAGCTTGACTTgatgtttttgttcttaacatTCCAATAGCAGTTTTTGTGCTCGGATTCAAAAGTCTTTATCTGCCATCAACTGTCCTTACTCATTGGTGACACATGAATAACCCATTTACATCCTTAATTTTTGCACACACCTCGAAGCCTACTTTTGTCATTCTTCACAAAGTTAACTACCATCTCTCGTCTAATACAATGACTTTCTATTGCAAACTTTGCCTCTTTTTTTGAATCAAATATCATTCCAAGCTTCAAATCAGGATTTTCCGAATGTTCATACATTTGGAATTTTTGTGAATCTTCCTCTTCAGAATCAAATGCACTCTCTAACTCATCAATTTCTGCACAATCATCATCTCCTTCATCACCTTGCATTCTCTCAAACAAATCATTGGAAATAGCACCATCAATTACTATAATTTTCCCCTTTCCCTtataattttcttcttcttcgaaaTCAAATTCACTATCGTTAAATTCTACATCATCTTCACCATTCATTCTAACCCTTGTATTCGGTTCAACTACATTCGGTTTCTCCAAAACACATGATGCATATATCTGATTTATTGAAACACATTCATCATGTTCAATATAAATTTCGACTACATAGTTTTTGGGGACATGGTTCCTAAAATCAACCACATCAGCATCACTTTCCAAATATCTACCATCGTTCAAAGATTTACCGATTTTGTGCCAAAATCTGAACCTATCTTTGTCCAGGCATCCTACTTCCTTATCATAACCCCATAGTTCAATCAAGCCTATCTTATCCATGTCCACaaaatcaaagaattcagaacTCCCACCTTTGTACATTTTCCTCTTGCGATTGGTTTCCATTAAACCATTGTAGTAATATTTAATTGTTACAAGAGTGGGTTCTCGCATCAAGCCtaacaaacataatattaacATCCTGTAAATGTGATTAATCTCATAAAATTTATCCACAAAGTcatcaaatttaaaaataaaacattaccGTAATTCGGGGTGAATTCAATTGAAGATTTACTTCTTCGAGCCATTACAGCCTACCACTTTAGCGAATCTACCAATATACTACTTTGCAAAAAAAATGTAAGATGAAAATTTGAGTCAAATAATGCAACAAATTAATCAAGGACAGCTTGCTTACTTCTTATGCGATGAATTCTTTCTTATCGGGCTGAAAGATTGCCATTACCGTGTTAGGTGCTGAAAGCTTGCCATTACCGTCTTAGGGGCTGAAAGCTTACTTTTAACGGCCTGAAAGCTTGCCATTACCGTCTCCAAGCATTCGCACTTCCCTTTACTGCCATCGTTTTATTTGGGGAGTTAGTGTTGGCGTAGGGGTAATGGCAAGTACACTGATTTGGGGAGGATTCTTTGATTTGGGGATTTAGGGCTGTCGTGGGGCTGGCAAGTAAACTGATTTAGGGAGAAATCGACTGCCATAAAAAAAAGATCACGTGAGAGGCACATGCTGTGTGTCAATGTTAATATTAACGTCTACATAACGACAGGGACCAATTCGGGAAGATTTTCAATACATGAAGGATTAAATAAGCAGTCAACAATGAAGAGGTACTGAAATGGGAAAAGCGGTAAACAAGAAGGACGAAAATGGGTATTATCCCTGCCAAAAAGTTAAAAGTGTATCCCAAAGACATGCATGACATTAACTCAAAATTTGcttccaacccttcacctctcaagcatgcaattttatttgtGCTTGTAATAATTACAAAGCTCATAGACTTTAAtgtaaatgtctcaaacaaatttgagaccaattaaaaatcttacttgaatttactcaagcccactagttgaataattatttctaattgggctctaaaagatccaatgttatttaattaattcaacacttgaattaatttaagtatttggactctactaggtctacTAGTGTTTTTatgaaatcacaattttcaaatacattatttatttggccaacttttaatttaggaacactttcataaattaaaagttacatacCCCATAATcgtcttatagaagtcatacttctatttatTTGCGtttaaactcctttataagccgttcaacacattgaactattttctttctcaacgggatctagaaattTAGCACTTCTGTgaacctcaatggttcattgatataaCTAgtagtgggttcacatctcaatgtgatttgggactaaacatgtccttatatggttagcgtacagtacggtcccttcatctcatatatctcgaccgatttgacaactattggtatatcgagagctgtcaaagaatcgatactatgtgtcatgtcgtagttgcatcgatggtgtaatctaagaaacccgtttcttaattaccaccaacaccctgatcagagatttcaaactacatacacatgaggtCACATAGAGTATCCATACCCAAAGgaaagcggtgaatccccgactacaatgcattgactcctatatgtttcgacagaacacccaaccttgccacctgatgaccccatgtgagtcggtaaacaagtcaaagtgcaatgctagcgtatagagtctcaatgttgtcccgggtcataagactaatggtgtacaaccataaactaggacgtttccactcgaatagtaataaccacttggaaagtcctttatggagggttgttcagtgcactctacgaGGAGCctctatctgcatgctcggacatcacaatgtcctctaccaatgaaacatggtactcacatcgcagatactagtctcaaactcaagcggcctttatccttcttaatggCGGTTGAATCGACCATGAACTGTTTacaatatacagtattacaaatatgattttcatgatactcatcatatgagcatctcatattctttctactattcgTATATTctaggactttatctatgcaactagcatgggtatacagataaagatatgccaaaacaataatttcaaatattattaaaataaaaatcgtttgtacatagagtttaaacatgaaccctcggccaacacttggctcgacgggcacctactctaactatctcccacttgcactagagccaactacccatatgcttcaaacccattgattcatgatgcttctcgaataatggtccaggtaaagacTTAGTTAGTgaatcaacaacattatctgcggagccgactttgtcaatcgacacttctcctctttccacattctctcggaggatgtggtactttctcaagacatgtttggatttctgatgagaccttggctcgtTCGCCTGAGCAATGGCTCTCGTGTTGCCACAAAACACCGAGACTGGAGCAACACCATTAAGAATgatgcccaactcttggacgaaattccttaaacaaactgcctcctttgctgcagctgatgcagaaATGTATTCAGCCTCAGTAGTGAAATATGAATTACTGTCTtgtttggaactcttccaacagacatcagcaccattgagcatgaatacgaacccagaggttgactttgagtcatcgatatcgctttggaagctagagtccgTATAGCCTTccgatttcagttctccacccccatagaccaagaacaacttatttttcattctcaaatacttgaggatgtctttcacagctttccagtgtggaagaccagggtcgattgatatctacttactacacttagtgcataagccatgtcaggacgtgtagatatcatctcataaatgatactaccaattgcgGATGCATACGAAATCcatgtcatcgccgctatctctacaTCAgccttgggagacatagacttggatagggacacaccatgacacattggtagatgtcctcccTTGGACTCaaccatcgagaaccgcttaacgatggtatcaatgtatgtggactgggtgaaaccaagcaatcttcttgatctatttctatagatctgtattcctaatacaaaagatgcttcacccaagtcctgcatcgagaacttactcgctaaacatattttagttgattgcaacatccctacatcattcccaatgagtagaatgtcatcaacataaaacaccagtaatgtcacaacactcccactgaccttcttatgtacagggttcctcaggattcttagtaaaaccaaactctttgattgtactatcgaatctgaggttacaactcctagatgcctgctttagaccaaaAATAGATCTATGAAAtatgcataccatatgctcacttccgatagatgtaaacccctaaggttgagacatgtaaatctcttccttaatatccccattaagaaaggctgtctttacatccatctgccatatctcatagtcataccatgcagctatggctagcaatatccttatagacttgaacattgcaacaggagaaaatgtttcctcaaattaaactccttgtctttgagtatagtcttttgctaccaatcgtgccttga
The Primulina tabacum isolate GXHZ01 chromosome 9, ASM2559414v2, whole genome shotgun sequence DNA segment above includes these coding regions:
- the LOC142504315 gene encoding uncharacterized protein LOC142504315, translating into MNGEDDVEFNDSEFDFEEEENYKGKGKIIVIDGAISNDLFERMQGDEGDDDCAEIDELESAFDSEEEDSQKFQMYEHSENPDLKLGMIFDSKKEAKFAIESHCIRREMIKTFESEHKNCYWNVKNKNIKSSWLGETFVNKLKSNPKLGTKEFREEVKSTLNVALTYKQAYLGRKKALNLVDGSIAEQFSRIRNYCAELKRFDEDASVILKLIDEDDGPRFQRIGGQLLTAVGLDLNNNIFPIAYALVEGETKDSWMWFLRLLDNDIGFENQNGWTFMHLYTNMKYDGFRGVAIKNALWVAARATRVEEFKRRMEDLKKINHDAYIWLAKKPEQHWSKAYFSTIPKCDILLNNMCECFNSMILYAREKPIISMFETIRNLLMARFQTNREKAEKWDAVMCPKVKVVLAKKSKEAAALSPLMADETHFQITGLHQKHSIDLCRMSCSCRKWDLTGIPCPHAVCAIWCKQESPETYVHHFYSVLKYKQCYSRSIMPINGPALWLECHLVPSLPPMYKEKVGRPAKLRRRQPDEVPASRQSKLKGVKRNNKCRTCGGFGHNQRSCNISKASGEAETQENNEMDRGETETPQNYNEMDISDVVELLLFYFIFLFQFLAL